A genomic segment from Lagenorhynchus albirostris chromosome X, mLagAlb1.1, whole genome shotgun sequence encodes:
- the SLC25A5 gene encoding ADP/ATP translocase 2 → MTDAAVSFAKDFLAGGVAAAISKTAVAPIERVKLLLQVQHASKQITADKQYKGIIDCVVRIPKEQGVLSFWRGNLANVIRYFPTQALNFAFKDKYKQIFLGGVDKRTQFWRYFAGNLASGGAAGATSLCFVYPLDFARTRLAADVGKAGAEREFRGLGDCLVKIYKSDGIKGLYQGFNVSVQGIIIYRAAYFGIYDTAKGMLPDPKNTHIFISWMIAQSVTAVAGLTSYPFDTVRRRMMMQSGRKGTDIMYTGTLDCWRKIARDEGAKAFFKGAWSNVLRGMGGAFVLVLYDEIKKFT, encoded by the exons aTGACAGATGCCGCCGTGTCCTTCGCCAAGGACTTCCTGGCAGGTGGAGTGGCCGCGGCCATCTCCAAGACCGCCGTAGCGCCCATCGAGCGGGTCAAGCTGCTGCTGCAG GTGCAGCATGCCAGCAAGCAAATCACTGCAGATAAGCAATACAAGGGCATCATAGACTGCGTAGTTCGTATCCCCAAGGAGCAGGGAGTCCTGTCCTTCTGGCGTGGTAACCTGGCCAATGTCATCAGATACTTCCCCACCCAGGCTCTCAACTTTGCCTTCAAAGATAAATACAAGCAGATCTTCCTGGGTGGTGTGGACAAGAGGACCCAGTTTTGGCGCTACTTCGCAGGGAATCTGGCATCAGGTGGCGCCGCCGGGGCCACATCGTTGTGTTTTGTGTACCCTCTTGACTTTGCCCGTACTCGTCTAGCAGCCGACGTGGGCAAAGCTGGAGCTGAAAGGGAATTCAGAGGCCTTGGTGACTGCCTGGTTAAGATCTACAAATCTGACGGGATTAAGGGCCTGTACCAAGGCTTTAACGTGTCTGTGCAGGGTATTATCATCTACCGAGCTGCCTACTTCGGTATCTATGACACTGCGAAGG GAATGCTTCCAGATCCCAAGAATACGCATATCTTCATCAGCTGGATGATCGCACAGTCCGTCACAGCGGTTGCTGGGTTGACTTCCTATCCGTTTGACACAGTGCGTCGCCGCATGATGATGCAGTCAGGGCGCAAAGGAA CGGATATCATGTACACAGGCACACTTGACTGCTGGAGGAAGATTGCTCGTGACGAAGGAGCCAAAGCCTTTTTCAAGGGCGCGTGGTCCAATGTCCTCAGAGGCATGGGTGGTGCTTTTGTGCTTGTCTTGTATGATGAAATCAAGAAGTTCACATAA